A part of Variovorax sp. HW608 genomic DNA contains:
- the atpB gene encoding F0F1 ATP synthase subunit A translates to MAVENAAEHGPTAGEYIIHHLTHLQSHTPKSVADLSVFNLDSIFFSIVLGALICWVIWRAARKATSGVPGRFQAAVEILVEMVDQQAKGIVHNAQSRKYVAPLALTVFLWILTLNAMDLLPVDLLPAIWTGAYTAAGGEAHHAYLRVVPTADLSVSMGFSVTVLLLCFYYNIKIKGLGGWVHELFTAPFGNHWALYPFNFAMQIVEFVSKTVSHGMRLFGNMYAGELIFLLIALMGGAWTLSATGILLAIGHIIAGTAWAIFHILIITLQAFVFMMLTLVYIGQAHDHH, encoded by the coding sequence ATGGCTGTTGAAAACGCTGCGGAACATGGTCCGACCGCCGGTGAATACATCATTCACCATTTGACGCATCTTCAGAGCCACACACCGAAGAGTGTGGCCGATCTGTCCGTTTTCAACCTCGACTCGATTTTCTTTTCGATCGTGCTCGGCGCGCTGATCTGCTGGGTCATCTGGCGCGCCGCCCGCAAGGCGACCTCGGGCGTTCCGGGGCGCTTCCAGGCTGCCGTCGAGATCCTCGTCGAGATGGTCGACCAGCAAGCCAAGGGCATCGTCCACAACGCGCAAAGCCGCAAGTACGTCGCCCCGCTGGCGCTGACCGTCTTCCTGTGGATCCTGACGCTCAACGCGATGGACCTGCTGCCGGTCGATCTGCTGCCTGCCATCTGGACCGGCGCCTACACCGCCGCCGGCGGCGAGGCCCACCATGCCTATCTGCGCGTCGTGCCGACGGCCGACCTCTCGGTGTCGATGGGCTTCTCGGTCACCGTGCTGCTGCTCTGCTTCTACTACAACATCAAGATCAAGGGCCTCGGCGGCTGGGTGCATGAGCTCTTCACCGCGCCGTTCGGCAACCACTGGGCGCTGTACCCGTTCAACTTCGCGATGCAGATCGTCGAGTTCGTCTCCAAGACCGTCTCCCACGGCATGCGGTTGTTCGGCAACATGTACGCCGGCGAACTGATCTTCCTGCTCATCGCGCTGATGGGCGGCGCCTGGACGCTTTCCGCGACCGGCATCCTCCTGGCCATCGGCCACATCATCGCGGGCACCGCGTGGGCCATCTTCCACATCCTGATCATCACGCTGCAGGCCTTCGTGTTCATGATGCTGACGCTCGTCTACATCGGTCAGGCACACGATCACCACTGA
- a CDS encoding ATP synthase subunit I, whose protein sequence is MKTNARDASKGFHEDSPDPEEDYKPLTAEEAQRLRDRKPLISPWRVIAIQVAAGLLVALAAWGLTGRQNLGWSAGYGALAVVLPAAVFARGLTGRFASLNPGTAVFGFFLWEMVKLALTMAMLIAAPRLVVALSWPAMLIGLVVTMKATWVAVMLAPKRPKL, encoded by the coding sequence ATGAAAACAAACGCCCGCGATGCCTCGAAGGGATTCCATGAGGACAGCCCTGACCCGGAAGAAGATTACAAGCCGCTGACAGCCGAGGAGGCGCAGCGGCTTCGCGACAGGAAGCCGTTGATCTCGCCATGGCGCGTGATCGCGATTCAGGTCGCGGCGGGACTCCTGGTGGCCTTGGCCGCCTGGGGGCTCACAGGGAGGCAAAATCTGGGATGGTCCGCCGGATACGGCGCGCTCGCGGTGGTTCTGCCCGCGGCGGTGTTCGCGCGGGGGCTGACCGGAAGGTTTGCTTCGTTGAATCCGGGTACTGCGGTATTCGGATTCTTCTTGTGGGAAATGGTCAAGTTGGCCTTGACGATGGCGATGCTGATCGCCGCGCCGAGGCTGGTAGTGGCGCTGAGCTGGCCAGCAATGCTGATCGGCCTGGTGGTGACAATGAAGGCGACCTGGGTGGCTGTGATGCTGGCTCCCAAGCGCCCCAAACTTTAA
- a CDS encoding D-amino acid aminotransferase: MHPIIDALPDSLCYLDGTYTPLCDAKVSVLDRGFIFGDGVYEVVPVYEGHLFCFDEHMARLERSLAELQIENPLSASQWQGIAARLIEASPAAARAGTQGLYIQVTRGVAPREHAMPQGLTPTVFVMLNPMKPVPDAVRAKGVACVSAHDFRWQKAHIKSTSLLGAVLARQISVEAGAAETIMFRGKWLSEASSSNVWIVKQGAVVGPPKDELVLAGIRYGLIERLCAEAGIPFTLRRVAREEVFDADELLLSSASKEILPVVTLDGRAIGSGRPGPVFQTLFAGYQRAIEDAKASSTQDNGVTA; this comes from the coding sequence ATGCACCCGATCATCGACGCCCTCCCCGATTCACTCTGCTACCTCGACGGCACCTACACGCCCCTCTGCGACGCGAAGGTGAGCGTGCTGGACCGGGGCTTCATCTTCGGCGACGGCGTCTACGAGGTCGTGCCGGTCTATGAAGGCCATCTCTTCTGCTTCGACGAGCACATGGCGCGCCTCGAACGCTCGCTGGCCGAACTGCAGATCGAGAATCCGCTGAGCGCGTCGCAATGGCAGGGCATCGCCGCGCGGCTGATCGAAGCCTCGCCCGCCGCTGCGCGCGCGGGCACGCAGGGCCTCTACATCCAGGTGACGCGCGGCGTCGCGCCACGCGAACACGCGATGCCGCAAGGGCTCACGCCGACGGTCTTCGTCATGCTCAATCCGATGAAGCCGGTGCCGGACGCCGTCCGCGCCAAGGGGGTCGCCTGCGTCAGCGCGCACGATTTCCGCTGGCAGAAGGCGCACATCAAGAGCACCAGCCTGCTCGGCGCGGTGCTGGCGCGCCAGATCAGCGTCGAAGCCGGCGCGGCGGAAACCATCATGTTCCGCGGCAAATGGCTCAGCGAGGCGTCGTCGAGCAACGTGTGGATCGTCAAGCAAGGCGCAGTCGTCGGGCCGCCGAAGGACGAACTGGTGCTCGCCGGCATCCGCTACGGCCTGATCGAGCGCCTGTGCGCCGAAGCCGGCATCCCCTTCACGTTGCGCCGCGTCGCGCGCGAGGAAGTCTTCGACGCCGACGAGTTGCTGCTGTCCTCGGCGAGCAAGGAGATCCTGCCGGTCGTCACGCTCGATGGCCGGGCGATCGGCAGCGGCCGGCCCGGCCCCGTCTTTCAAACCCTTTTTGCCGGCTACCAGCGAGCCATCGAAGATGCGAAGGCGAGCAGCACCCAGGACAACGGAGTCACAGCATGA
- a CDS encoding YbeD family protein, producing the protein MSTPSTPPSGATPDTPVDPRKDSLIEYPSKFPIKVMGAKVDGFVHAVTQVAERFDPGFDASTVELRPSKAGNYLGVTITVTATSREQLDDLYRALSSHPMVKVVL; encoded by the coding sequence ATGAGCACCCCCAGCACCCCGCCCAGCGGCGCAACGCCCGACACCCCGGTGGATCCGCGCAAGGATTCGCTGATCGAGTACCCCTCGAAGTTCCCGATCAAGGTCATGGGCGCCAAGGTCGACGGCTTCGTGCATGCGGTCACGCAGGTCGCCGAGCGCTTCGACCCGGGCTTCGACGCCAGCACCGTGGAACTGCGCCCGAGCAAGGCCGGCAACTACCTCGGCGTGACGATCACCGTCACCGCGACCAGCCGCGAGCAGCTCGACGACCTGTACCGCGCGCTCTCCAGCCATCCGATGGTCAAGGTGGTGCTCTGA
- the lipB gene encoding lipoyl(octanoyl) transferase LipB translates to MSALQVSLLGRVDYAATYAAMQKATEERSADSPDQLWICEHPPVYTQGLAGKADHVLNPGEIPVVQTNRGGQVTYHGPGQVVAYPLIDLRRAGYYVKEYVYRIEESVIRTLAHFGVTGHRVGGAPGIYVRLDDPFSHAALTGPAHPDDPFRGLGKIAALGIKVSRHCTYHGVALNVAMDLEPFTRINPCGYAGLKTVDLFTIGVRTTWDEAAQVLGSKLNVYLAP, encoded by the coding sequence ATGAGCGCCCTGCAGGTCTCGCTGCTCGGCCGCGTCGACTACGCCGCGACCTACGCGGCAATGCAGAAGGCGACCGAAGAGCGTTCGGCGGATTCGCCCGACCAGCTCTGGATCTGCGAGCATCCGCCGGTCTACACGCAGGGCTTGGCCGGCAAGGCCGACCATGTGCTGAACCCCGGCGAGATCCCCGTGGTGCAGACCAATCGCGGCGGCCAGGTGACCTACCACGGCCCCGGCCAGGTGGTGGCCTATCCGCTGATCGACCTGCGGCGCGCCGGCTACTACGTCAAGGAATACGTCTATCGCATCGAGGAATCGGTGATCCGCACCCTCGCCCACTTCGGCGTGACCGGCCACCGCGTCGGCGGCGCGCCGGGCATCTACGTGCGGCTCGACGACCCGTTCTCGCATGCGGCGCTGACCGGCCCGGCACACCCGGACGACCCGTTCCGCGGCCTCGGCAAGATCGCCGCGCTGGGCATCAAGGTGAGCCGGCACTGCACATACCACGGTGTCGCCCTCAACGTGGCGATGGACCTCGAACCCTTCACCCGCATCAACCCTTGCGGCTATGCCGGGCTGAAAACCGTCGACCTTTTTACAATCGGGGTCCGAACAACCTGGGACGAAGCGGCGCAGGTGCTGGGCAGCAAGCTCAACGTCTACCTCGCACCTTGA
- the lipA gene encoding lipoyl synthase: MSTPHVEPTVVREAQSAADYNPSAKQKAAAKLSRIPVKVVQGEVLKKPEWIRVKAGSPTTRFYEIKQILRESNLHTVCEEASCPNIGECFGNGTATFMIMGDKCTRRCPFCDVGHGRPDPLDKDEPLNLAKTIAKLRLKYVVITSVDRDDLRDGGSQHFVDCIRSTRELSPQTQIEILVPDFRGRDDRALEILKAAPPDVMNHNLETVPRLYKEARPGSDYQFSLSLLKKFKALHPQVPTKSGIMVGLGETDEEILQVMRDMRAHDIEMLTIGQYLAPSNSHLPVRRYVHPDTFKMFEEEAYKMGFSHAAVGAMVRSSYHADQQAHAAGV, encoded by the coding sequence ATGAGCACCCCGCACGTTGAACCCACCGTGGTCCGAGAGGCCCAAAGCGCCGCCGACTACAACCCCTCGGCCAAGCAGAAGGCCGCCGCCAAGCTGTCCCGCATCCCCGTCAAGGTGGTCCAGGGCGAGGTGCTCAAGAAGCCCGAGTGGATCCGCGTCAAGGCCGGTTCGCCCACCACCCGCTTCTACGAGATCAAGCAGATCCTGCGCGAGAGCAACCTGCACACCGTGTGCGAAGAGGCTTCGTGCCCGAACATCGGCGAATGCTTCGGCAACGGCACCGCCACCTTCATGATCATGGGCGACAAGTGCACGCGCCGTTGCCCCTTCTGCGACGTCGGCCACGGCCGCCCCGATCCGCTCGACAAGGACGAGCCGCTCAATCTCGCGAAGACCATCGCCAAGCTGCGCCTCAAGTACGTGGTGATCACGAGCGTCGACCGCGACGACCTGCGCGACGGCGGCAGCCAGCACTTCGTCGACTGCATTCGCAGCACGCGCGAGCTGTCGCCCCAGACGCAGATCGAGATCCTCGTGCCCGACTTCCGCGGCCGCGACGACCGCGCGCTGGAGATCCTCAAGGCCGCGCCGCCGGACGTGATGAACCACAACCTCGAGACCGTGCCGCGCCTCTACAAGGAAGCGCGCCCAGGCAGCGACTACCAGTTCAGCCTCAGCCTGCTGAAGAAGTTCAAGGCGCTGCACCCCCAGGTGCCGACGAAGAGCGGCATCATGGTCGGCCTCGGCGAGACCGATGAAGAGATCCTGCAGGTCATGCGCGACATGCGCGCGCACGACATCGAGATGCTGACCATCGGCCAGTACCTCGCGCCGAGCAACAGCCATCTGCCGGTGCGCCGCTACGTGCATCCCGACACCTTCAAGATGTTCGAGGAAGAGGCCTACAAGATGGGCTTCAGCCATGCCGCGGTGGGCGCAATGGTGCGCTCGAGCTACCACGCCGACCAGCAGGCCCACGCGGCCGGCGTCTAG
- a CDS encoding class I adenylate-forming enzyme family protein: MNDFERAIGRDFGVIAELVHLHAGQSPDRPALADAQRSLSYGALDALMDRIAASLQRDSLQAGDAIAICAASSVNYAAIFLGALRAGIAVAPLAPGSTPASLARMIEDAGARLLFVDAAAAETIGTAAAPSVPRIAIDGSTAGGDFEAWLAPAGSAPAPVRPEPSWPFNIIYSSGTTGEPKGIVQGHGMRWAHVRRGAKYEYGPETVTLLSTPLYSNTTLVVFFPTIAFGGCVVLSPKFDAAGYLKLAERLRVTHTMLVPVQYQRLMARPDFDAHDLSSFRFKFSTSAPFNAALKADVLARWPGGLIEFYGMTEGGGTCILEAHLHPDKLHTVGQPAEGSDIRLVDESGREVPVGEAGEVVGHSAGMMVGYHRQPEKTREVEWFDASGKRFIRTGDVGRFDADGFLTLFDRKKDMIISGGFNIYPSDLETVLRGHPAVADVAVVGVPSEQWGETPVAFVVRREGDATDDNTLLQWTNAQLGKTQRLARLNFVDELPRSAIGKVLKRELREREAR; the protein is encoded by the coding sequence ATGAACGACTTCGAACGAGCCATCGGGCGCGACTTCGGCGTGATCGCCGAACTCGTTCATCTCCACGCCGGACAATCGCCGGACCGCCCGGCGCTCGCGGATGCGCAGCGCTCGCTGTCCTACGGCGCGCTCGACGCGCTGATGGATCGCATCGCGGCCAGCCTCCAGCGCGATAGCCTGCAGGCGGGCGACGCCATCGCCATCTGCGCGGCATCGAGCGTGAACTACGCCGCCATCTTCCTCGGCGCGCTGCGCGCCGGCATCGCCGTGGCGCCGCTCGCGCCGGGCTCCACGCCGGCAAGCCTCGCGCGCATGATCGAGGACGCGGGCGCTCGCCTCCTCTTCGTCGATGCCGCGGCCGCCGAAACCATCGGGACCGCGGCGGCGCCTTCGGTCCCGCGCATCGCGATCGATGGCTCCACCGCCGGCGGCGACTTCGAGGCCTGGCTCGCGCCCGCCGGCAGCGCGCCCGCGCCCGTCCGGCCAGAACCGTCCTGGCCCTTCAACATCATCTATTCCTCCGGCACCACGGGCGAGCCCAAGGGCATCGTGCAGGGCCACGGCATGCGCTGGGCGCACGTGCGGCGCGGCGCGAAATACGAGTACGGCCCCGAGACCGTCACGCTGCTGTCGACGCCGCTCTACTCCAACACCACGCTGGTCGTGTTCTTCCCGACCATCGCCTTCGGCGGCTGCGTGGTGCTTAGCCCCAAATTCGACGCCGCGGGCTACCTGAAGCTCGCCGAGCGCCTGCGCGTCACGCACACCATGCTGGTGCCGGTGCAGTACCAGCGGCTGATGGCGCGGCCCGATTTCGACGCCCACGACCTGTCGAGCTTCCGCTTCAAGTTCAGCACCAGCGCGCCGTTCAACGCCGCGCTCAAGGCCGACGTGCTCGCGCGCTGGCCCGGCGGGCTGATCGAGTTCTACGGCATGACCGAAGGCGGCGGCACCTGCATCCTCGAAGCGCATCTGCATCCGGACAAGCTGCACACGGTCGGCCAGCCCGCCGAAGGCAGCGACATCCGCCTCGTCGACGAATCGGGCCGCGAAGTGCCGGTCGGCGAAGCGGGCGAGGTGGTCGGCCACTCGGCCGGCATGATGGTCGGCTACCACCGCCAGCCGGAGAAGACGCGCGAGGTCGAGTGGTTCGACGCCAGCGGCAAGCGCTTCATCCGCACCGGCGACGTCGGGCGCTTCGATGCCGACGGCTTCCTCACGCTGTTCGATCGCAAGAAGGACATGATCATCAGCGGCGGCTTCAACATCTACCCGAGCGATCTCGAAACCGTGCTGCGCGGCCATCCGGCGGTGGCGGACGTGGCCGTGGTCGGCGTGCCCTCCGAGCAATGGGGCGAGACGCCGGTGGCCTTCGTGGTGCGCCGCGAAGGCGATGCCACCGATGACAACACCTTGCTGCAATGGACCAACGCGCAGTTGGGCAAGACGCAGCGCCTCGCGCGGCTGAACTTCGTCGACGAGCTTCCGCGCAGCGCGATCGGCAAGGTGCTCAAGCGCGAGTTGCGTGAACGCGAAGCCCGTTGA